A window of the Cherax quadricarinatus isolate ZL_2023a chromosome 23, ASM3850222v1, whole genome shotgun sequence genome harbors these coding sequences:
- the cyp33 gene encoding peptidyl-prolyl cis-trans isomerase E isoform X3, with protein sequence MSSSNKRILYVGGLADEVTEDVLRSAFTPFGDVVDIQIPLDYETEKHRGFAFIEFELPEDAIAAIDNMNESELFGRTIRVNLAKPQKAKEGSSRAVWADDEWLNKYAGATLEGEGGEGENEVSEGAKQPTEGVKRASEETQEEEPKAKKKKTNPQVYFDIKIGKSLIGRIVMQLRADVVPKTVENFRCLCTHEKGYGYQGSTFHRIIPGFMCQGGDFTNHNGTGGRSIYGAKFEDENFKLRHTEVWNKGRKTNGKGHHF encoded by the exons ATGTCCAGCAGCAATAAGAGAATACTTTACGTGG GTGGGTTGGCAGATGAAGTGACAGAGGATGTCCTGAGGTCTGCCTTCACCCCATTTGGAGATGTTGTCGATATACAGATTCCTCTTGATTATGAGACAGAGAAACACAGAGGTTTTGCCTTTATTGAGTTTGAGTTGCCAGAAGATGCTATTGCTGCAATTGATAATATG AATGAGAGTGAATTGTTTGGCCGTACAATACGTGTAAATCTGGCAAAGCCTCAGAAAGCTAAGGAAGGCTCATCACGTGCTGTTTGGGCTGATGATGAATGGTTAAATAAATATGCTGGTGCAACACTGGAAGGCGAAGGTGGAGAAGGAGAGAATGAAGTTTCAGAAGGTGCCAAACAACCTACAGAAGGTGTCAAGCGAGCTTCAGAAGAAACA CAGGAAGAAGAGCCAAAGGCAAAGAAGAAGAAAACAAATCCTCAAGTGTACTTTGATATAAAAATTGGCAAAAGTTTAATTGGAAGAATAGTAATGCAGTTGAGAGCAGATGTTGTTCCTAAGACTGTTGAA AATTTCCGTTGTCTGTGTACTCATGAAAAGGGCTATGGCTACCAGGGATCCACATTTCACCGTATTATTCCTGGTTTCATGTGCCAAGGGGGAGATTTTACGAACCATAATGGAACCGGTGGACGATCTATTTATGGTGCAAAGTTTGAAGATGAAAATTTCAAATTGCGGCATACAG